acacacatgctaccATTTGTAAACTGAAAAGGGGCTtcatattttcctttaaatgtggtttattcatttattcattcatattttttcatacaGACCCACCAAAAGTAATATCACAATGTAACagaaaaaagtgataaaatacTTAATCAGCACCTTAGAGtaaatgaaatttttttgggtaaACTCATGAGGATTAAATAAGGGACATGCATGATAGTCATTCCTTGAAAGAAAAATCCCACTGCACCCTTTGTGAATAATTTCTTATGGGAAAATTATAGTATACGTATAagtatagtatatatatatatatatatatatatatatatgttggaCTCTGgtactgtgtgtgcgtgtttttaaTCTGATTATTTGGTACTCTTGAGTTCTAAAATGAGATATGGCTCCAGTTGATTAAGAATATGGTAGAACGTATCTTTTTCATCGGGGCCGCAAGCATTCAGGGGCCCCGCGTAGAGCTCCTTCATCTTCTCCTGGTTGGTGCGCTGAGCCATGACCCTGTTGTAGCTCTCCTGGTCGATGACAAACCTGTTGAGCAGCTCGCCCATGACAGGTTCCACCAGGCTCACTTTCTGGATCAGCGCGTCGCGGTACTTATCCACAAAGTGCCTGTCTGAGGAGAAAGGGAATGGAAAAT
The Myripristis murdjan chromosome 16, fMyrMur1.1, whole genome shotgun sequence DNA segment above includes these coding regions:
- the LOC115373285 gene encoding NACHT, LRR and PYD domains-containing protein 1b allele 3-like — protein: MSGDRHFVDKYRDALIQKVSLVEPVMGELLNRFVIDQESYNRVMAQRTNQEKMKELYAGPLNACGPDEKDTFYHILNQLEPYLILELKSTK